In Canis lupus dingo isolate Sandy chromosome 27, ASM325472v2, whole genome shotgun sequence, one genomic interval encodes:
- the C27H12orf71 gene encoding uncharacterized protein C12orf71 homolog — MAHSSSSSNRSDATDYSFESNLSLSVGYFPCENTFSHENTISFEDTSSKAPSILVPPIQGTWRTESTGRLLKRQDQIPDNPKQCCKLSITVAWDVDVGSNNSDSTADWDRNRSNQWIDKYLEEDTQLTLGKLNGLVQKLEKFLEHQKTNEDDDSAFPESGQEEDFQLFSSIPPGIAQVSHQEHDTCQDLPHACQHEGIIQFPQIPPRLQEYELSEMISQTTGSQRTITIETASVSLGQQEEEDTPSSTQALSCVNFRSVFRWLRQQVLSSLLRRQHPEESTESPHQLAQKKRLSHRGKRIQPQESLDLGQTLSPDFLTF, encoded by the exons ATGGCACACTCATCGTCCAGCAGCAACAGATCAGATGCCACAGACTACAGCTTTGAGTCAAACCTGAGCCTCTCTGTGGGTTACTTCCCCTGTGAAAACACCTTCTCCCACGAGAACACCATCTCCTTTGAAGACACATCTTCCAAGGCTCCTTCGATCCTTGTTCCTCCTATCCAAGGAACATGGAGGACTGAAAGTACAGGCAGACTCCTGAAGAGACAAGACCAAATTCCTGACAACCCAAAGCAGTGTTGCAAACTCAGCATCACAGTGGCCTGGGATGTTGATGTGGGCTCTAACAATTCAGACTCCACAGCTGACTGGGATAGAAATAGGAGCAATCAGTGGATAGACAAGTACCTGGAAGAGGACACACAACTGACTCTCGGCAAACTAAATGGTCTTGTGCAAAAGCTTGAGAAATTTCTAGAACATCAGAAAACCAACGAGGATGATGACTCTGCATTCCCTGAATCTGGTCAGGAGGAAGATTTCCAGTTGTTCAGCAGCATCCCTCCAGGCATAGCTCAGGTCAGTCATCAAGAACATGATACTTGTCAAGACCTGCCTCACGCCTGCCAACATGAAGGTATCATCCAGTTTCCGCAGATTCCCCCAAGACTTCAGGAATATGAACTTTCTGAG ATGATAAGCCAGACAACTGGCAGCCAAAGGACGATCACTATAGAGACTGCCTCAGTCTCATTGGgtcagcaggaggaggaggacactCCTTCCAGCACACAGGCCCTCTCCTGTGTGAATTTTAGAAGTGTCTTCCGCTGGCTAAGGCAGCAAGTCCTCTCTTCACTTCTCAGGAGACAACACCCTGAGGAGTCCACTGAGAGCCCCCATCAGCTGGCACAAAAGAAAAGACTCTCTCACAGAGGCAAGAGAATCCAACCTCAAGAGTCCCTCGACTTAGGACAAACTCTATCACcagattttttaactttttga